A region of Pyxidicoccus parkwaysis DNA encodes the following proteins:
- the htpG gene encoding molecular chaperone HtpG: MTVENSPQRETHAFQAEINQLLSLVINSLYSHKEIFLRELVSNASDALDKLRFRSITEPELLAEEPALELRILPDAEKGTLTIEDTGIGMTHDELVKNLGTIAHSGSREFLEGLAQRGQKDMQLIGQFGVGFYSAYLVADHVEVVSRAPGKDMPAWKWASDAKGSFTVEPAQRATRGTAITLHLKAEQKEFLEEYRLRTLITQYSDYVGHPIKLQVTKTTGTGDDAKTEVALEVVNKASALWQRSKSEITDEQYQEFYKHLTHDWEPPLAWTHFRTDGNQQFTGLLFVPKHPPFDLNAQQQRGVRLFVKRVFIMDRCEELVPQWLRFVRGVIDSDDLPLNVSRELLQDSQVVRAIRKHVVKKSLELLERLAKDKPEDYREFWKAFGTVVKEGLATEAENKDKVGGLLRYESSREEGLTSLADYVSRMKEGQEAIYYIYGESRQAVADSPHLEALKQRGYEVLYMTDPVDEWAAQGLREFQGKPLVSALTSDLKLQSTDEQKKEQEQRAEGLKTLTEKMKDVLKDSVREVRVSDRLTDSPVCLVVPEGGSPAYLERLLQQRGKGMGMPRVKRIMEVNPNHPVIAHLKAVHERQPDAAQVTEWIELLHDQALLTEGSTISDPNRFARRMTGLLTQVAAQAAQSPLGGASAVAQAPVQESAQPATTPPAAS, translated from the coding sequence ATGACCGTCGAGAACTCCCCCCAGCGGGAAACCCACGCCTTCCAGGCGGAAATCAACCAGCTCCTCAGCCTGGTCATCAACTCGCTCTACAGCCACAAGGAGATCTTCCTCCGTGAGCTGGTGTCGAACGCGTCCGACGCGCTCGACAAGCTGCGCTTCCGCTCGATTACAGAGCCCGAGCTGCTCGCCGAGGAGCCGGCCCTGGAGCTGCGCATCCTCCCCGACGCCGAGAAGGGCACCCTCACGATTGAGGACACCGGCATCGGCATGACGCATGACGAGCTGGTGAAGAACCTGGGCACCATCGCCCACTCCGGCTCGCGCGAGTTCCTGGAGGGCCTGGCCCAGCGCGGTCAGAAGGACATGCAGCTCATCGGCCAGTTCGGCGTGGGCTTCTACAGCGCGTACCTCGTCGCGGACCACGTGGAGGTGGTCAGCCGCGCGCCCGGCAAGGACATGCCGGCGTGGAAGTGGGCGTCGGACGCGAAGGGCTCCTTCACGGTGGAGCCGGCCCAGCGCGCCACGCGCGGCACCGCCATCACCCTCCACCTCAAGGCAGAGCAGAAGGAGTTCCTGGAGGAGTACCGGCTGCGCACGCTGATTACGCAGTACTCGGACTACGTGGGCCACCCCATCAAGCTCCAGGTGACGAAGACCACCGGGACGGGGGACGACGCGAAGACGGAAGTCGCGCTGGAGGTGGTGAACAAGGCCAGCGCGCTGTGGCAGCGCTCCAAGTCCGAAATCACGGACGAGCAATACCAGGAGTTCTACAAGCACCTGACGCACGACTGGGAGCCGCCGCTGGCGTGGACGCACTTCCGCACGGACGGCAACCAGCAGTTCACCGGCCTGCTCTTCGTACCCAAGCACCCGCCGTTCGACTTGAACGCCCAGCAGCAGCGCGGGGTGCGCCTCTTCGTCAAGCGCGTCTTCATCATGGACCGCTGCGAGGAATTGGTGCCGCAGTGGCTGCGCTTCGTGCGCGGCGTCATCGACTCGGATGACCTGCCGCTCAATGTGTCGCGTGAGCTGCTCCAGGACTCGCAGGTGGTGCGCGCCATCCGCAAGCACGTGGTGAAGAAGTCGCTGGAGCTCCTGGAGAGGCTGGCCAAGGACAAGCCGGAGGACTACCGCGAGTTCTGGAAGGCCTTTGGCACGGTGGTGAAGGAGGGCCTGGCCACCGAGGCCGAGAACAAGGACAAGGTGGGCGGCCTGCTCCGCTACGAGAGCTCGCGCGAGGAGGGGCTCACCTCGCTGGCGGACTACGTGTCGCGGATGAAGGAGGGCCAGGAGGCCATCTATTACATCTACGGCGAGTCCCGGCAGGCGGTGGCGGACAGTCCGCACCTGGAGGCGCTGAAGCAGCGCGGCTACGAGGTGCTGTACATGACGGACCCGGTGGACGAGTGGGCCGCGCAGGGCCTGCGCGAGTTCCAGGGCAAGCCGCTCGTCTCCGCGCTCACCTCGGACCTGAAGCTCCAGTCCACGGACGAGCAGAAGAAGGAGCAGGAGCAGCGCGCGGAGGGGCTGAAGACGCTCACCGAGAAGATGAAGGACGTTCTCAAGGACTCGGTGCGCGAGGTGCGCGTGTCGGACCGCCTCACGGACTCGCCGGTGTGCCTCGTGGTGCCCGAGGGCGGCTCGCCCGCGTACCTGGAGCGGCTGCTCCAGCAGCGCGGCAAGGGCATGGGCATGCCCCGCGTGAAGCGCATCATGGAGGTGAATCCCAACCACCCCGTGATTGCGCACCTCAAGGCCGTGCACGAGCGGCAGCCGGACGCGGCGCAGGTGACGGAGTGGATTGAGCTGTTGCACGACCAGGCGCTGCTCACCGAGGGCAGCACCATCTCCGACCCGAACCGCTTCGCGCGCCGGATGACGGGGCTGCTCACGCAGGTGGCCGCGCAGGCCGCGCAGTCGCCCCTCGGCGGGGCCTCGGCCGTGGCGCAGGCGCCGGTGCAGGAGTCCGCGCAGCCGGCCACGACACCGCCGGCCGCGAGCTGA
- a CDS encoding acyltransferase family protein, producing the protein MSASPHPTSQYRPDLDLIRFVAIILVHVHHVGLIFGPFWWIVKSPVELTVLKNPMLAAGQVRLPLILLISGVATAYAFRQRSLKALMGDRAKRLLVPLLFGVFFITPPQIYIERLITGRVQGSFLEFWPSVLEFVPWPKGSLSWHHLWLLCYLFLYNVLMLPLYAWLRTESAQRFCAAFEAWVTRGVNVWLLFLPSALIRISLDRYVPANMALINDYWLFSHLLSFFVLGNFLGRSPRFWDYLVEKRKVMMVVAVITGAAILPDISRPFWVSMMMYCLAGWSFMLAALAWARTLVTVTKPWLKYVRDRAFPFYILHELVLVVLAYPLLKLPMGPWVLFALITVVTILATWALTEFFFRVPFLRPLVGLKYRQSPRATVAEPQPALSPPAV; encoded by the coding sequence ATGAGCGCGTCACCACACCCCACCTCACAGTACCGCCCGGACCTGGACCTCATCCGGTTCGTCGCCATCATCCTGGTCCACGTCCACCACGTGGGGCTCATCTTCGGGCCCTTCTGGTGGATTGTGAAAAGCCCCGTCGAGCTGACGGTGCTGAAGAACCCCATGCTCGCGGCGGGGCAGGTGCGGCTGCCGCTGATTCTGCTCATCTCCGGCGTGGCCACCGCGTATGCGTTCCGCCAGCGCTCGTTGAAGGCGCTGATGGGGGACCGGGCGAAGCGCCTGCTGGTGCCGCTGCTGTTCGGCGTCTTCTTCATCACCCCGCCGCAAATCTACATCGAGCGGCTCATCACGGGGCGCGTCCAGGGCAGCTTCCTGGAGTTCTGGCCGTCCGTCCTGGAGTTCGTCCCGTGGCCCAAGGGCAGCCTGAGCTGGCACCACCTGTGGCTGCTCTGCTACCTGTTCCTCTACAACGTGCTGATGCTGCCGCTGTACGCGTGGCTGCGCACGGAGAGCGCCCAGCGCTTCTGCGCCGCCTTCGAGGCGTGGGTGACGCGCGGGGTGAATGTCTGGCTGCTGTTCCTTCCGTCGGCGCTCATCCGCATCTCCCTGGACCGCTACGTCCCGGCGAACATGGCGCTCATCAACGACTACTGGCTGTTCAGCCACCTGCTCTCTTTCTTCGTCCTCGGAAACTTCCTCGGGCGCAGCCCGCGCTTCTGGGACTACCTGGTGGAGAAGCGCAAGGTGATGATGGTGGTGGCGGTCATCACCGGCGCCGCCATCCTTCCGGACATCAGCCGCCCCTTCTGGGTGTCCATGATGATGTACTGCCTCGCCGGGTGGAGCTTCATGCTGGCGGCGCTCGCGTGGGCGCGCACGCTCGTCACGGTGACGAAGCCGTGGCTGAAGTACGTCCGGGACAGGGCCTTCCCGTTCTACATCCTCCACGAGCTGGTGCTGGTGGTGCTCGCCTATCCGCTGTTGAAGCTGCCGATGGGCCCGTGGGTGCTCTTCGCGCTCATCACCGTCGTCACGATTCTGGCGACGTGGGCGCTGACGGAGTTCTTCTTCCGGGTGCCCTTCCTGCGCCCCCTCGTCGGCCTGAAGTACCGCCAGTCACCGCGCGCGACCGTCGCGGAGCCGCAGCCCGCGCTGAGCCCGCCCGCGGTGTGA
- a CDS encoding sterol-binding-like protein: protein MSSSATEGPVGQLLAESFTALAREQPALHSRMCTQLAGRRLEVCVGTERFHLAFTADRARVEPVGPEADALLLTGRNVIGDVLDARLSLTHAVLTDALEVMGTLPSLMALHEGLVTYVHGAVRCPSFPSLLSRLRAVCREDVPSAHSTAR from the coding sequence ATGAGCTCATCCGCGACTGAAGGCCCCGTGGGCCAGCTCCTCGCCGAGTCCTTCACGGCGCTCGCGCGCGAGCAGCCCGCACTGCACTCGCGCATGTGCACCCAGCTCGCGGGGCGCAGGCTCGAGGTATGCGTGGGCACGGAGCGCTTCCACCTCGCCTTCACGGCGGACCGCGCACGGGTGGAGCCCGTGGGCCCCGAGGCGGACGCGCTGCTGCTCACCGGCCGGAACGTCATCGGTGACGTGCTGGACGCGCGCCTGTCGCTCACCCATGCCGTGCTCACGGACGCGCTGGAGGTGATGGGCACCCTGCCCTCGCTGATGGCGCTGCACGAGGGGCTCGTCACCTACGTCCACGGGGCCGTGCGCTGTCCCTCGTTTCCCTCGCTGCTCTCGCGGCTGCGCGCCGTGTGCCGCGAGGACGTTCCTTCAGCTCATTCCACCGCGAGGTGA
- a CDS encoding polyprenyl synthetase family protein, producing MGSEELLGYLEDCRVLALQEIQRIIPAEQREASPLYALMLDYPLREAKGLRPALCIATCRALGGKLDAVVRSAAVLELFHNAFLIHDDIEDGSLMRRGGPTLHRTHGLPIAVNVGDAMLALALQPLLDNVAVLGLGPALRILQAVARMTRESVEGQSLELEWIRGGVLDVTDDDYVRMVEQKTAWYSFITPVIVGAITARAPQERIDALSAFARSLGIAFQIQDDVLNLRGQESDYGKEIAGDLWEGKRTLMLLHMLRGASGPERQEVARILRLPRPDEPGTESPSRPVSGLGALLSELVEEGALTPRGETRLREALWTHGSRGPVKTEADVRLLLSLIERQGSLEHAQGVARKWAEDAEQRLAACHAWLPESAHRRLLDSLVAYVLARVR from the coding sequence ATGGGTTCGGAGGAGCTGCTGGGCTACCTCGAGGACTGCCGCGTCCTCGCCCTCCAGGAAATCCAGCGCATCATCCCCGCCGAGCAGCGAGAGGCGTCACCGCTCTACGCGCTGATGCTGGACTACCCACTGCGTGAGGCCAAGGGGCTGAGACCGGCCCTGTGCATCGCCACGTGCCGGGCGCTGGGCGGGAAGCTGGACGCGGTGGTGCGCTCGGCGGCGGTGCTGGAGCTCTTCCACAACGCGTTCCTCATCCACGACGACATCGAGGACGGCTCGCTGATGCGGCGCGGGGGCCCCACGCTGCACCGCACGCATGGGCTGCCCATCGCCGTCAACGTGGGGGACGCCATGCTGGCCCTCGCGCTGCAGCCGCTGCTCGACAACGTGGCGGTGCTCGGGCTGGGGCCGGCGCTGCGCATCCTCCAGGCCGTGGCGCGGATGACGCGCGAGTCGGTGGAGGGCCAGTCGCTGGAGTTGGAGTGGATTCGCGGCGGCGTGCTCGACGTCACGGATGACGACTACGTCCGGATGGTGGAGCAGAAGACGGCCTGGTACAGCTTCATCACTCCCGTCATCGTCGGTGCCATCACCGCTCGGGCGCCACAGGAGCGCATCGACGCGCTCTCGGCCTTCGCGCGCTCGCTCGGCATCGCCTTTCAAATCCAGGACGACGTCCTCAACCTGCGCGGCCAGGAGTCGGACTACGGCAAGGAAATCGCCGGCGACCTCTGGGAGGGGAAGCGCACGTTGATGCTGCTGCACATGCTGCGCGGCGCCTCCGGGCCGGAGCGCCAGGAGGTCGCTCGCATCCTCCGCCTGCCCCGCCCGGACGAGCCCGGCACCGAGTCACCCTCCAGGCCCGTGAGTGGGCTCGGAGCGCTGCTCTCGGAGTTGGTGGAGGAAGGGGCGCTGACTCCGCGCGGAGAGACGCGGCTGAGGGAAGCGCTGTGGACGCACGGCTCACGCGGGCCGGTGAAGACCGAGGCCGACGTGCGCCTGCTGCTGTCCCTCATCGAGCGCCAGGGCAGCCTGGAGCATGCGCAGGGCGTGGCCCGGAAGTGGGCGGAGGACGCGGAGCAGCGGCTGGCGGCGTGCCATGCGTGGCTGCCCGAGTCCGCGCATCGGCGGCTGCTCGACTCCCTGGTGGCCTACGTGCTGGCGCGAGTCCGTTGA